The proteins below come from a single Papaver somniferum cultivar HN1 chromosome 11, ASM357369v1, whole genome shotgun sequence genomic window:
- the LOC113321938 gene encoding nitrate regulatory gene2 protein-like isoform X2: MGVASSRVEEDKALQLCQQRKKFVRQALDGRCSLAAAHVTYIQSLKNTGVALRKFIEPDTTAAPSLYTSTVATSEPPALTEKSLSQFSLSSPTVSQNVDAVETFSPYLSPHQNGQFQANYMKSGRSSSMIIQEKPPFSVTGTIRSATPQSVTPQNLTPQYLTPRSGDEHDTSPFEAPELSPEAPPWDFFGLPVDRRLSFEAGQNYGLDNVDHVGQFREGKQEEEVSELEEERQRIYFTRKPASQESEDEFDDLPVDNLVRSFKNLNREDTSVHTVPSPREIKTLTEGKTDSPDLSPLKSMSSVVTHTTHEKRTAEEGSGGYTNKLAPKDFVLIMREIESLFLRASECGTEVPRMLEANKFHFRAVFPKQEAGSKASMLIKGCFTCGEDPSHASEGPAPTETKYLTWPKTSSSCSSSSRNLLNSTPTGDVGGMDNNVFSSSFMNSGSHVSTLDRLYAWERKLYDEVKACGIIRREYDMKCKLLRQQDSTGENLQKADKTRTIVKDLHSRITVAIHRIDSISKRIEELRDKELQPQLEELIEGLSRMWEMMFEYHKAQYNIISTAHHNASTKISMHTESHRQAAAHLENELSSLSSSFVKWTATQKTYVEYIDGWLNKCTTLQQKSTRWKRQKKERPLREQGPPIFVTCGVWLDKLKVLPTKEVADSIKSLVSDTISLLPQHEKRSKKRGGINEALGEEASEDWDSDFEGFQSSLVGFIEKLNCFAESSLKMYVDLKKAIEVAKEFYDQAPPVS; this comes from the exons ATGGGGGTTGCAAGTTCTAGAGTAGAAGAAGACAAGGCATTACAACTTTGTCAGCAAAGGAAGAAGTTTGTTAGGCAAGCACTTGATGGAAGGTGCTCACTTGCGGCTGCTCATGTCACTTATATTCAATCTCTGAAAAATACGGGGGTTGCTCTTAGAAAGTTCATCGAACCTGATACTACGGCTGCGCCGTCTTTGTATACTTCCACAGTCGCTACCTCGGAACCACCTGCTTTGACCGAAAAGTCTCTTTCTCAGTTCTCTCTTTCCTCTCCTACTGTGTCACAGAATGTGGATGCGGTTGAAACATTTTCCCCGTATCTATCTCCACACCAAAATGGCCAGTTTCAGGCTAACTATATGAAATCTGGAAGGAGTTCTTCTATGATAATTCAAGAGAAGCCTCCTTTTTCAGTAACTGGGACCATAAGGTCAGCTACGCCTCAAAGTGTCACTCCTCAAAATCTCACACCTCAATATCTCACACCTAGATCTGGCGATGAGCATGATACATCACCGTTTGAAGCTCCTGAACTTTCCCCTGAAGCTCCACCATGGGATTTTTTTGGTCTTCCAGTCGACAGGCGACTTTCTTTTGAAGCAGGACAAAACTATGGGTTGGATAATGTTGATCATGTAGGCCAATTCAGAGAAGGAAAGCAAGAAGAGGAAGTTTCTGAATTGGAAGAAGAGAGACAGAGGATTTATTTCACTAGAAAGCCGGCTTCCCAAGAGTCTGAAGATGAATTTGATGACCTACCTGTGGATAATCTCGTTCGGAGTTTCAAAAATCTAAATAGGGAGGATACCTCGGTCCATACCGTGCCTTCTCCAAGAGAAATCAAGACCTTGACTGAAGGTAAAACAGATTCTCCTGATTTGTCACCTTTAAAAAGTATGTCTTCAGTAGTTACACATACAACACATGAAAAGAGAACAGCAGAAGAAGGATCTGGTGGTTACACTAACAAGCTCGCACCCAAGGACTTCGTATTAATCATGAGGGAAATTGAATCTCTCTTTCTCAGAGCTTCTGAATGTGGAACAGAGGTTCCAAGGATGCTCGAAGCCAATAAGTTTCATTTTCGCGCAGTGTTCCCTAAGCAAGAAG CTGGGTCAAAAGCATCAATGTTGATCAAAGGTTGTTTTACTTGTGGTGAAGATCCAAGCCATGCTTCAGAAG GGCCTGCACCTACAGAAACCAAGTACTTAACTTGGCCAAAGACATCATCGTCCTGTTCCTCATCCTCAAGGAATCTTCTTAATTCTACTCCGACAGGTGATGTTGGAGGCATGGACAATAATGTTTTCAGCAGTTCCTTTATGAACTCAGGCAGCCATGTGTCTACCTTAGATAGGCTATATGCATGGGAGAGAAAGTTATATGATGAAGTCAAG GCCTGTGGCATCATTAGAAGAGAGTATGATATGAAATGTAAACTGCTGAGGCAGCAAGACTCGACTGGAGAAAATCTGCAAAAGGCTGATAAAACAAGAacaattgtcaaggatctacacTCGAGAATCACAGTAGCAATTCATAGAATTGACTCAATATCAAAGAGAATTGAGGAGTTAAGAGACAAAGAGTTGCAGCCACAACTTGAAGAGTTGATTGAAGG TTTAAGTCGAATGTGGGAAATGATGTTTGAATATCATAAGGCTCAGTACAACATAATCTCAACAGCACACCACAATGCAAGCACCAAAATTTCCATGCATACGGAATCACATCGCCAGGCTGCTGCTCATCTTGAAAATGAATTGAGTTCTCTTTCGTCAAGCTTTGTGAAGTGGACCGCAACGCAAAAAACCTATGTGGAGTACATAGATGGATGGCTCAACAAGTGTACAACCCTTCAACAAAAATCTACAAGATGGAAAAGGCAAAAAAAAGAACGACCCTTGAGAGAACAAGGCCCACCAATATTTGTCACTTGTGGTGTATGGTTAGACAAGCTCAAGGTGTTGCCTACCAAGGAAGTTGCGGATTCTATAAAGAGTTTAGTTTCTGATACAATCTCTTTGCTACCTCAGCACGAGAAAAGATCAAAGAAAAGAGGTGGAATCAATGAAGCACTGGGAGAAGAAGCATCAGAAGACTGGGATTCAGATTTTGAGGGGTTTCAATCAAGTTTGGTGGGTTTCATTGAGAAATTAAATTGCTTTGCTGAGTCGTCACTAAAGATGTATGTTGATCTTAAGAAAGCCATTGAAGTGGCCAAAGAATTTTATGATCAAGCCCCGCCAGTATCTTAG
- the LOC113321940 gene encoding chaperone protein dnaJ 72-like has product MDHYQVLGLRKNASKNEIKEAFRKLALKYHPDKHSESSQRVKDGVTHKFRQISEAYAVLSDDRKRAEYNFRSTSSSYGTGGGSRRGGAGGFSGGTYGYASGGNTYYEPPKYTAKGTFNGIKWTFSGDVNPNLIRNVGISLVFAGVLLGGSALFNIAREAIWRLNNSGKSFEETMESIEKNKRAKKDKS; this is encoded by the exons ATGGATCATTATCAAGTTTTAGGGTTGAGAAAAAATGCAAGTAAGAATGAAATTAAAGAAGCTTTTAGGAAATTAGCATTGAAATATCACCCAGATAAGCATTCTGAATCATCTCAGAGAGTTAAAGATGGAGTTACACACAAATTCAGACAAATTTCTGAAGCTTATGCTGTTCTTAGCGATGATCGGAAACGAGCTGAATATAATTTTAGATCAACGTCATCAAGCTATGGTACTGGCGGTGGTAGTCGTcgtggtggtgctggtggttttAGCGGTGGTACTTACGGGTATGCTAGTGGGGGGAATACTTACTATGAACCACCTAAGTACACAGCCAAGGGTACCTTCAATGGCATCAAATGGACTTTTAGTGGCGATGTAAATCCTAACCTTATACGGAATGTCGGTATCAGCTTGGTCTTCGCTGG TGTGTTATTAGGTGGATCAGCACTTTTTAATATAGCTAGAGAAGCTATCTGGAGGCTTAACAATTCTGGG AAATCATTTGAAGAAACAATGGAGTCCATAGAAAAGAACAAAAGAGCGAAAAAGGATAAGAGTTGA
- the LOC113321937 gene encoding pleiotropic drug resistance protein 1-like, with protein MSGSVRATEAQSVGRTSSLRSASKTMFQRGDSVFVNSASTRRNYEDEDDLQWAALEKLPTYNRLNISLMKNNNHDDDKFQHVDVRSVCIDDRQQLLDRLVHIIGIDNEFFIAKLRERIDRVGIILPEVEVRYNHLNVDTDVYVGGRAMPTLLNSTLNLIESMISSLPMYKSKKKPVKILNDVSGIIRPGRLTLLLGPPGSGKTSLLLALTGKLDKDLKVSGSVTYNGHTMKEFVTQRTSVYISQHDVHNGDMTVRETLDFSARCQGVGYRQDVLTELARREKHHCIKPDPDIDFFMKAVTVQGQKSSIVTDYALKMLGLDVCADTMVGNDMRRGISGGQKKRVTTGEMIVGPSTAVFMDEISTGLDSSTTYQIVKCLKHFIHVFQSTTVISLLQPAPETFALFDDVILICDGKTVYHGPRDSILEFFEMMGFKCPERKGVADFLQEVASKKDQEQYWYNKEQQYRYISVDEFCLGFRSFHVGKDLQASLDVPYDKSMCHPAALVKQKYGLTNKELFKACFDREVLLMKRSAFIYIFKVIQITVVAAITMTVFLRTEMNHNTAQGAQNYMGVLFFGLVNNMFNGLAELQMTIARLPVFYKQRDAMFFPSWAYTLPTFIARIPISLMESSVWVLLTYYTTGMAPSPERFLRQLLLMFNLHQMSLSLFRFIAAVGRTLVVASTFGAFALLVIFVLGGFVVSREDIYSWWIWGYWTSPLSYAQNAISVNEFLASRWGTGGETILKLRGLFTDESWYWIGIGVLAAYNILFNILYTLALTYLNPLGKRQASISEEDKASNGEQSVKKRQPNIKVQDSGENKMTEKKGMVLPFKPLGMAFENVNYYIDMPAEMKDRGFPEDRLQLLQGVTGSFRPGVLTCLMGVSGAGKTTLMDVLAGRKTGGYIEGSITISGYPKKQDTFSRISGYCEQNDIHSPNLTVYESLLYSAWLRLPSNVDIETREMFVQEVMELVELNSLKDAIVGVPGVSGLSTEQRKRLTIAVELVANPSIIFMDEPTSGLDARAAAIAMRTVRNTVDTGRTVVCTIHQPSIDIFESFDELLLMKRGGQVIYAGPLGKHSQELVEYFEKLDGVTKITPGYNPATWMLEASSVGSENLLGVDFAEIYSKSSLHQRNREMIENLKKPIPGSEDIHFKTKFSQPFWVQTKACLWKQHWSYWRNPEYNAIRFFFTVICALLFGGIFWQMGGKIEKQQDFLNATGSMFTAVTFLGVNSASSVQPVVGIERSVFYRERAAGLYSALPYALAQLLVELPYILVQAVVYALIVYSTLGFQWTIAKFLWFFFFMFFTFLYYTYYGMMTVALTPNATLAAVVAAAFYGVWMLFAGFLIPKTSLPVWWRWYYWGCPVAWTLNGLVTSQFGDMTTSLLTYDGLEVPLKEFLKTSFGFHHDMLPVVACATAGFALLFALVFAFSIRSLNFQTR; from the exons ATGTCTGGATCAGTGAGAGCTACAGAAGCACAATCAGTAGGGAGAACATCAAGTTTAAGATCAGCAAGTAAAACTATGTTTCAGAGAGGTGATAGTGTCTTTGTTAATTCCGCTAGTACTCGAAgaaactatgaagatgaagatgatcttCAATGGGCTGCATTAGAGAAGTTACCAActtataatagacttaatatatCTTTAATGAAGAATAATAATCATGATGATGACAAGTTTCAACATGTTGATGTTAGAAGTGTATGTATTGATGATCGACAACAACTTCTTGATCGATTAGTTCACATTATTGGTATCGATAATGAGTTTTTCATAGCCAAGTTACGAGAAAGAATTGATCGAGTTGGGATTATATTACCGGAAGTTGAAGTTCGGTATAATCATCTTAACGTTGATACTGATGTTTATGTTGGTGGAAGAGCTATGCCAACATTACTCAATTCAACTCTAAACTTAATCGAG AGTATGATAAGTTCTCTTCCCATGTATAAGAGCAAGAAGAAACCAGTCAAAATTCTCAATGATGTCAGTGGTATTATCAGACCAGGAAG ATTGACTCTACTTCTCGGTCCACCGGGATCTGGAAAGACAAGTCTATTGTTGGCGCTCACCGGAAAACTCGATAAGGATCTTAAG GTTTCTGGAAGTGTTACATACAATGGACACACCATGAAAGAATTTGTTACACAGAGAACATCAGTTTACATTAGTCAACATGATGTACATAATGGAGATATGACTGTAAGGGAAACTCTAGATTTTTCGGCTCGCTGTCAAGGCGTAGGATATAGACAAG ATGTTCTTACTGAACTAGCAAGAAGAGAGAAACATCATTGTATTAAGCCAGACCCGGATATCGATTTCTTTATGAAG GCAGTGACAGTTCAAGGGCAAAAGTCGAGCATTGTGACTGATTATGCATTGAAG ATGCTAGGACTAGATGTATGTGCTGACACAATGGTTGGAaatgatatgagaagaggaaTTTCTGGGGGGCAGAAGAAACGAGTGACGACTGGTGAAATGATTGTTGGTCCTTCAACAGCTGTTTTCATGGATGAAATCTCAACAGGTCTTGATAGTTCGACGACATACCAAATTGTCAAGTGCCTCAAGCATTTCATCCATGTCTTCCAATCAACAACTGTAATCTCTCTACTCCAACCTGCACCAGAAACATTTGCTCTCTTTGATGATGTGATCCTTATCTGTGATGGGAAGACAGTTTACCATGGCCCAAGAGACTCAATTCTTGAATTCTTCGAGATGATGGGTTTTAAATGTCCTGAGAGAAAAGGAGTAGCTGATTTCTTGCAAGAG GTGGCTTCGAAGAAAGATCAAGAACAATATTGGTACAATAAGGAGCAACAATATCGTTACATCTCGGTTGACGAATTCTGCCTTGGATTCCGGTCATTCCATGTGGGGAAGGATTTACAAGCTTCTCTCGATGTTCCTTATGACAAATCAATGTGTCATCCAGCTGCTCTGGTAAAACAGAAGTATGGACTAACCAACAAAGAACTCTTTAAAGCATGTTTTGACCGCGAAGTTCTGCTTATGAAGAGAAGCGCATTCATTTACATCTTCAAAGTCATACAG ATTACGGTAGTTGCAGCAATAACCATGACAGTTTTCCTAAGAACAGAGATGAATCACAACACTGCGCAAGGCGCACAGAATTATATGGGTGTTCTTTTCTTTGGACTAGTGAACAATATGTTTAATGGACTGGCTGAATTGCAAATGACAATTGCAAGGTTGCCAGTTTTTTACAAGCAAAGGGATGCAATGTTCTTCCCTTCGTGGGCATACACACTTCCAACATTTATCGCAAGAATACCCATTTCACTAATGGAGTCTTCTGTTTGGGTGCTTCTCACATACTACACAACTGGAATGGCACCTAGTCCAGAGAG gtTCCTTCGTCAGTTGCTTCTAATGTTCAACCTACACCAAATGTCACTATCCCTCTTCCGCTTCATTGCAGCAGTTGGACGAACCCTAGTTGTTGCAAGCACATTTGGTGCTTTTGCTCTActggttatttttgttttaggtggTTTTGTAGTCTCCAGAG AGGACATATATAGCTGGTGGATTTGGGGATACTGGACATCTCCTCTATCGTATGCCCAAAATGCAATTTCCGTAAATGAGTTTTTGGCAAGTAGATGGGGCACG GGAGGAGAAACAATTCTCAAGCTTAGGGGATTATTTACAGATGAAAGCTGGTATTGGATAGGAATTGGAGTCCTGGCAGCATACAACATTCTCTTCAACATCTTATACACTTTAGCACTCACATATTTAAATC CTCTTGGTAAGCGTCAAGCATCTATCTCTGAGGAGGATAAAGCCAGTAACGGGGAGCAAAGTGTGAAGAAGAGACAACCAAATATCAAAGTCCAAGATTCTG GTGAGAATAAGATGACTGAGAAGAAAGGAATGGTGCTTCCATTTAAACCCCTGGGCATGGCATTTGAAAATGTGAATTACTACATTGACATGCCAGCT GAAATGAAAGATCGAGGGTTTCCTGAAGACCGTCTCCAACTTCTACAAGGAGTAACTGGATCTTTTAGGCCAGGTGTTCTGACATGTTTGATGGGTGTCAGTGGTGCTGGGAAAACGACTCTAATGGATGTTTTAGCAGGAAGGAAAACAGGTGGTTATATTGAAGGATCGATCACCATCTCAGGATACCCAAAGAAGCAGGACACATTTTCACGTATTAGCGGTTACTGTGAACAAAATGATATTCATTCTCCAAACCTTACTGTGTATGAATCCCTTCTCTATTCAGCTTGGCTCCGTCTTCCTTCCAATGTTGACATAGAGACAAGAGAG ATGTTTGTGCAAGAGGTGATGGAGTTGGTAGAATTGAACAGCCTGAAGGATGCAATAGTAGGTGTCCCAGGAGTTTCAGGGCTTTCAACAGAACAGAGAAAGCGATTGACAATTGCTGTTGAACTTGTTGCCAACCCTTCAATTATATTTATGGACGAACCAACATCAGGTTTAGATGCTCGAGCTGCAGCCATAGCTATGCGAACTGTCAGAAATACGGTAGACACGGGTAGAACAGTTGTGTGCACCATTCACCAGCCTAGCATTGATATTTTTGAGTCTTTTGATGAG TTATTACTCATGAAACGTGGAGGGCAAGTGATCTATGCAGGTCCACTTGGAAAACACTCTCAAGAACTAGTAGAATACTTCGAAAAACTTGATGGAGTCACTAAAATAACACCTGGATACAATCCAGCAACATGGATGTTGGAGGCTAGTTCAGTGGGTTCAGAAAATCTGCTTGGTGTAGATTTTGCAGAAATTTATTCTAAAAGCTCTCTCCATCAAAGAAACAGAGAAATGATAGAGAACTTGAAGAAACCAATCCCAGGATCAGAAGATATCCATTTTAAGACCAAGTTTTCCCAGCCATTCTGGGTTCAAACTAAAGCTTGTCTCTGGAAGCAACACTGGTCTTACTGGAGGAACCCGGAATATAATGCCATCCGCTTTTTCTTCACTGTCATTTGTGCTCTCCTTTTTGGAGGTATATTTTGGCAAATGGGTGGTAAAAT TGAGAAGCAACAAGATTTTCTAAATGCTACGGGATCAATGTTCACTGCGGTTACCTTCCTTGGTGTCAACAGTGCCTCGTCAGTGCAGCCAGTAGTAGGCATAGAGAGAAGTGTTTTCTATAGAGAGCGAGCAGCAGGCTTGTATTCTGCTCTTCCTTATGCTCTAGCCCAG CTGTTAGTGGAGTTGCCCTACATATTGGTGCAGGCTGTCGTGTATGCACTCATCGTTTATTCCACACTAGGATTCCAGTGGACTATCGCAAAGTTCttatggttcttcttcttcatgttcttcacctTCTTATACTACACATACTATGGGATGATGACAGTTGCTTTGACTCCCAATGCAACCTTAGCCGCAGTCGTGGCTGCAGCTTTCTATGGAGTTTGGATGCTCTTTGCTGGTTTTCTGATCCCTAAAACA AGCCTCCCGGTGTGGTGGAGATGGTATTACTGGGGATGCCCAGTTGCCTGGACACTCAACGGATTAGTGACCTCCCAATTCGGAGATATGACCACTTCCTTGTTAACATACGACGGATTGGAAGTCCCGCTGAAGGAATTTCTGAAAACTTCATTTGGCTTTCACCATGATATGCTACCTGTTGTAGCATGTGCCACTGCCGGCTTTGCTCTTCTCTTTGCATTGGTCTTTGCCTTCTCCATTCGCTCTCTTAATTTCCAAACTAGGTGA
- the LOC113321938 gene encoding nitrate regulatory gene2 protein-like isoform X1: protein MFPSITMISRFLCSYEFMNEKESFVLAMGVASSRVEEDKALQLCQQRKKFVRQALDGRCSLAAAHVTYIQSLKNTGVALRKFIEPDTTAAPSLYTSTVATSEPPALTEKSLSQFSLSSPTVSQNVDAVETFSPYLSPHQNGQFQANYMKSGRSSSMIIQEKPPFSVTGTIRSATPQSVTPQNLTPQYLTPRSGDEHDTSPFEAPELSPEAPPWDFFGLPVDRRLSFEAGQNYGLDNVDHVGQFREGKQEEEVSELEEERQRIYFTRKPASQESEDEFDDLPVDNLVRSFKNLNREDTSVHTVPSPREIKTLTEGKTDSPDLSPLKSMSSVVTHTTHEKRTAEEGSGGYTNKLAPKDFVLIMREIESLFLRASECGTEVPRMLEANKFHFRAVFPKQEAGSKASMLIKGCFTCGEDPSHASEGPAPTETKYLTWPKTSSSCSSSSRNLLNSTPTGDVGGMDNNVFSSSFMNSGSHVSTLDRLYAWERKLYDEVKACGIIRREYDMKCKLLRQQDSTGENLQKADKTRTIVKDLHSRITVAIHRIDSISKRIEELRDKELQPQLEELIEGLSRMWEMMFEYHKAQYNIISTAHHNASTKISMHTESHRQAAAHLENELSSLSSSFVKWTATQKTYVEYIDGWLNKCTTLQQKSTRWKRQKKERPLREQGPPIFVTCGVWLDKLKVLPTKEVADSIKSLVSDTISLLPQHEKRSKKRGGINEALGEEASEDWDSDFEGFQSSLVGFIEKLNCFAESSLKMYVDLKKAIEVAKEFYDQAPPVS from the exons ATGTTTCCGAGTATAACGATGATATCGCGATTTTTGTGTTCCTACGAATTCATGAATGAGAAAGAAAG TTTCGTTTTGGCGATGGGGGTTGCAAGTTCTAGAGTAGAAGAAGACAAGGCATTACAACTTTGTCAGCAAAGGAAGAAGTTTGTTAGGCAAGCACTTGATGGAAGGTGCTCACTTGCGGCTGCTCATGTCACTTATATTCAATCTCTGAAAAATACGGGGGTTGCTCTTAGAAAGTTCATCGAACCTGATACTACGGCTGCGCCGTCTTTGTATACTTCCACAGTCGCTACCTCGGAACCACCTGCTTTGACCGAAAAGTCTCTTTCTCAGTTCTCTCTTTCCTCTCCTACTGTGTCACAGAATGTGGATGCGGTTGAAACATTTTCCCCGTATCTATCTCCACACCAAAATGGCCAGTTTCAGGCTAACTATATGAAATCTGGAAGGAGTTCTTCTATGATAATTCAAGAGAAGCCTCCTTTTTCAGTAACTGGGACCATAAGGTCAGCTACGCCTCAAAGTGTCACTCCTCAAAATCTCACACCTCAATATCTCACACCTAGATCTGGCGATGAGCATGATACATCACCGTTTGAAGCTCCTGAACTTTCCCCTGAAGCTCCACCATGGGATTTTTTTGGTCTTCCAGTCGACAGGCGACTTTCTTTTGAAGCAGGACAAAACTATGGGTTGGATAATGTTGATCATGTAGGCCAATTCAGAGAAGGAAAGCAAGAAGAGGAAGTTTCTGAATTGGAAGAAGAGAGACAGAGGATTTATTTCACTAGAAAGCCGGCTTCCCAAGAGTCTGAAGATGAATTTGATGACCTACCTGTGGATAATCTCGTTCGGAGTTTCAAAAATCTAAATAGGGAGGATACCTCGGTCCATACCGTGCCTTCTCCAAGAGAAATCAAGACCTTGACTGAAGGTAAAACAGATTCTCCTGATTTGTCACCTTTAAAAAGTATGTCTTCAGTAGTTACACATACAACACATGAAAAGAGAACAGCAGAAGAAGGATCTGGTGGTTACACTAACAAGCTCGCACCCAAGGACTTCGTATTAATCATGAGGGAAATTGAATCTCTCTTTCTCAGAGCTTCTGAATGTGGAACAGAGGTTCCAAGGATGCTCGAAGCCAATAAGTTTCATTTTCGCGCAGTGTTCCCTAAGCAAGAAG CTGGGTCAAAAGCATCAATGTTGATCAAAGGTTGTTTTACTTGTGGTGAAGATCCAAGCCATGCTTCAGAAG GGCCTGCACCTACAGAAACCAAGTACTTAACTTGGCCAAAGACATCATCGTCCTGTTCCTCATCCTCAAGGAATCTTCTTAATTCTACTCCGACAGGTGATGTTGGAGGCATGGACAATAATGTTTTCAGCAGTTCCTTTATGAACTCAGGCAGCCATGTGTCTACCTTAGATAGGCTATATGCATGGGAGAGAAAGTTATATGATGAAGTCAAG GCCTGTGGCATCATTAGAAGAGAGTATGATATGAAATGTAAACTGCTGAGGCAGCAAGACTCGACTGGAGAAAATCTGCAAAAGGCTGATAAAACAAGAacaattgtcaaggatctacacTCGAGAATCACAGTAGCAATTCATAGAATTGACTCAATATCAAAGAGAATTGAGGAGTTAAGAGACAAAGAGTTGCAGCCACAACTTGAAGAGTTGATTGAAGG TTTAAGTCGAATGTGGGAAATGATGTTTGAATATCATAAGGCTCAGTACAACATAATCTCAACAGCACACCACAATGCAAGCACCAAAATTTCCATGCATACGGAATCACATCGCCAGGCTGCTGCTCATCTTGAAAATGAATTGAGTTCTCTTTCGTCAAGCTTTGTGAAGTGGACCGCAACGCAAAAAACCTATGTGGAGTACATAGATGGATGGCTCAACAAGTGTACAACCCTTCAACAAAAATCTACAAGATGGAAAAGGCAAAAAAAAGAACGACCCTTGAGAGAACAAGGCCCACCAATATTTGTCACTTGTGGTGTATGGTTAGACAAGCTCAAGGTGTTGCCTACCAAGGAAGTTGCGGATTCTATAAAGAGTTTAGTTTCTGATACAATCTCTTTGCTACCTCAGCACGAGAAAAGATCAAAGAAAAGAGGTGGAATCAATGAAGCACTGGGAGAAGAAGCATCAGAAGACTGGGATTCAGATTTTGAGGGGTTTCAATCAAGTTTGGTGGGTTTCATTGAGAAATTAAATTGCTTTGCTGAGTCGTCACTAAAGATGTATGTTGATCTTAAGAAAGCCATTGAAGTGGCCAAAGAATTTTATGATCAAGCCCCGCCAGTATCTTAG
- the LOC113321939 gene encoding F-box protein At4g18380-like, with product MLKTQSKVRIHDADICADQFDKIPDSVLLIILNKIADIRTLGRCAAVSKRLNSLVPLVEDVYVKIDKVVSIDGDDDETLYSQKPPSLFTNFLKLFFSLLKPFHHLNNGNDGNKFFFPQVSRHTSHTPDQVLKNFHHIHNLRIELPSGDVGTEDGVVLKWKAEFGSTLQSCVVFGGTQIERKPGTDQRPFEDNGSIPDSFYTNGGLKLRVVWTISSLIAASTRHYLLQPIIKDHPTLKTVVLTDADGQGTLSMGGQQLREFRENRLIASASSRRTQVPASNMRLRYAPFLELPEGMGMQGATLVAIKPSGEGSGKSKKEVDSFICGAFDGPFKAAVKALVKRRTYLLEMNGF from the exons ATGCTT AAAACACAGTCCAAAGTACGAATCCATGATGCTGATATCTGCGCAGACCAATTTGATAAGATACCGGATTCTGTACTACTGATAATTCTCAATAAGATTGCGGATATTCGGACCCTTGGTCGTTGTGCTGCCGTCTCCAAGCGATTAAACTCTCTCGTACCTCTTGTTGAAGATGTTTATGTTAAGATTGATAAGGTTGTTAGCATCGACGGCGATGATGATGAGACGCTATATTCCCAGAAGCCTCCTAGTCTATTCACCAACTTCCTCAAGCTGTTTTTTAGTCTTTTGAAGCCTTTCCACCATCTTAATAATGGGAATGACGGAAATAAATTCTTTTTCCCTCAAGTCTCGCGACATACCTCACACACCCCTGATCAAGTTCTTAAGAATTTCCATCACATCCACAATTTACGTATTGAATTACCATCTGGAGATGTGGGCACTGAAGATGGGGTTGTTCTTAAATGGAAAGCAGAATTTGGAAGTACTCTTCAAAGTTGTGTTGTTTTTGGAGGCACTCAGATTGAAAGAAAACCGGGTACAGATCAACGACCGTTTGAGGACAATGGTAGCATACCTGATTCATTTTACACTAATGGGGGTTTAAAACTACGCGTAGTGTGGACAATAAGCTCATTGATTGCTGCTTCGACTAGGCATTACTTACTGCAACCAATAATTAAGGACCACCCAACACTGAAGACTGTGGTGTTAACTGATGCAGATGGGCAGGGGACTTTGAGTATGGGAGGTCAGCAGCTGAGGGAATTTAGGGAAAATCGGTTGATTGCTTCAGCATCTTCAAGGAGGACCCAGGTCCCGGCTTCTAACATGCGATTAAGGTATGCTCCATTTCTCGAGCTTCCTGAAGGGATGGGAATGCAAGGGGCAACACTGGTAGCGATTAAACCATCAGGAGAAGGCAGTGGAAAGAGTAAAAAGGAAGTAGATTCATTTATTTGTGGAGCATTTGATGGGCCGTTTAAGGCAGCTGTAAAGGCACTGGTTAAGCGAAGGACATATCTCTTGGAGATGAATGGTTTCTAA